A region of Oscillatoria salina IIICB1 DNA encodes the following proteins:
- a CDS encoding chemotaxis protein CheW, translating to MTETHQFCTFYLAHLFLGLEVNKVQEVIRYQSITRVPLAPPAVRGLINLRGQIIPAIDLRKCLDLSASQSVAEKKKSKRETFAKASALIDFFPQTEQLPLNVVMQADDEIFSLLVDEVGEVLEISDRYFEYPPEILKGEARELICGAYKLADKLLLILDINKVIEVAQASQKVRKKHEK from the coding sequence ATGACTGAGACTCACCAATTTTGTACCTTTTATTTGGCTCATCTTTTCTTAGGTTTAGAAGTAAATAAAGTTCAAGAAGTCATTCGCTATCAATCAATAACTAGAGTACCTTTAGCACCTCCAGCCGTGCGAGGATTAATTAATTTACGCGGACAAATTATTCCCGCTATCGATTTAAGAAAATGTCTAGATTTATCAGCATCTCAGTCAGTTGCTGAAAAGAAGAAAAGCAAGAGAGAAACTTTTGCTAAAGCGAGCGCTTTAATTGATTTCTTTCCTCAAACAGAACAACTTCCTTTGAATGTAGTGATGCAAGCCGATGACGAGATATTTAGTTTACTTGTTGACGAAGTTGGCGAAGTTCTAGAAATTAGCGATCGCTATTTTGAATATCCTCCTGAAATCCTCAAAGGTGAAGCTAGAGAATTGATCTGCGGTGCTTATAAGCTAGCCGACAAACTGTTACTAATCCTCGACATCAACAAAGTTATAGAAGTCGCCCAAGCATCCCAGAAAGTTAGGAAAAAGCACGAAAAATAA
- a CDS encoding methyl-accepting chemotaxis protein — translation MQIQRSIEKLPESASQLEANNSDKTMITQAEFNELLAALKSARDGDFSVRLSENNGWGEIAAVFNELIQLNQNLTNEIVHLNQEVGEEGNLSQKMVMISAKGDWKIRVTAINNLVENLSQPIRKTEQILTTVIAGNLSTKMLEQINGRSLQGNLLKLSQTTNQLIDNISTYYTAKNRVAKQISESGNLSSKAVVEGATGIWKDLTENINQIAANLKEEVQNINNMILAIAQGDLSQKVGTKTVGDFKELTDNVNLMTANLTESVKKIATVAQALARTSEDLTEVSQQIQDNAEHTSGQANSASTYADEVNLNAQIVATGVEEMSASIKEIAKSSADAARVATNAVKMTETTNQTIAKLGQSSVEIGKVIKVITSIAQQTNLLALNATIEAARAGEAGKGFAVVANEVKELAKQTAKATEDISQKIETIQTDTKSSVEAIAQITAIINQINDFQNTIASAVEEQTATTNEIARNVAGAASGTSEIANNITSVAEAAQSTTAVASKTFKSADKLAKLAAELQALVSQFKY, via the coding sequence ATGCAAATTCAACGCTCGATTGAAAAATTACCTGAATCAGCTTCACAACTAGAAGCAAACAATTCTGATAAGACGATGATTACTCAAGCCGAGTTTAACGAACTACTTGCGGCTTTGAAAAGTGCTAGAGACGGCGATTTCAGCGTGAGATTATCAGAAAATAATGGCTGGGGGGAAATAGCCGCAGTATTTAACGAATTAATCCAATTAAACCAAAATCTAACTAATGAAATTGTCCACCTCAATCAAGAAGTTGGCGAAGAAGGAAACTTAAGCCAAAAAATGGTAATGATTTCGGCAAAAGGTGACTGGAAAATTAGAGTTACAGCTATTAATAACTTAGTGGAAAATCTCAGTCAACCAATCAGAAAAACCGAGCAAATATTAACCACAGTAATAGCAGGTAATTTATCTACCAAAATGCTCGAACAAATTAACGGGCGATCGCTCCAAGGAAATTTACTCAAACTTAGCCAAACAACCAACCAATTAATTGACAATATCTCTACCTATTATACAGCAAAAAATCGCGTCGCCAAGCAGATTAGTGAATCAGGAAATCTAAGTAGTAAAGCTGTGGTTGAAGGAGCCACAGGTATCTGGAAAGACCTCACAGAAAATATTAACCAGATAGCTGCCAACCTCAAAGAAGAAGTGCAGAATATTAATAACATGATTTTAGCGATCGCGCAAGGCGACCTCTCCCAAAAAGTTGGCACCAAAACCGTTGGTGACTTTAAAGAATTAACCGATAACGTCAACTTAATGACCGCAAATTTAACCGAATCAGTAAAAAAAATTGCCACCGTCGCTCAAGCACTTGCTCGTACTTCTGAAGACTTAACCGAAGTCAGCCAACAGATTCAAGACAATGCCGAACACACATCCGGACAAGCTAATTCTGCTTCAACTTATGCCGATGAAGTTAACTTAAATGCTCAAATAGTTGCCACTGGTGTAGAAGAAATGAGTGCTAGTATCAAAGAAATTGCTAAAAGTTCGGCTGATGCAGCAAGAGTAGCAACTAATGCAGTAAAAATGACCGAAACCACCAACCAAACAATTGCCAAATTAGGACAAAGTAGCGTAGAAATTGGCAAAGTTATTAAAGTAATTACTTCTATCGCTCAACAAACTAATTTACTCGCCTTAAATGCCACAATTGAAGCCGCAAGAGCCGGAGAAGCAGGTAAAGGTTTCGCCGTCGTTGCTAACGAAGTCAAAGAATTAGCCAAACAAACCGCCAAAGCCACTGAAGATATTAGCCAAAAGATCGAAACTATCCAAACTGATACAAAAAGTTCCGTAGAAGCGATCGCCCAAATTACGGCAATTATTAACCAAATTAACGACTTCCAAAATACCATTGCTAGCGCCGTAGAAGAACAAACAGCAACAACCAATGAAATTGCCCGAAACGTTGCTGGCGCAGCGAGTGGCACATCAGAAATTGCCAATAATATTACCAGCGTTGCTGAAGCCGCTCAAAGTACCACTGCCGTAGCTAGTAAAACATTCAAATCAGCCGATAAACTAGCTAAATTAGCAGCAGAATTGCAAGCATTAGTCAGCCAGTTTAAATATTAA
- a CDS encoding protein-glutamate methylesterase/protein-glutamine glutaminase: MRKIRLLIVDDSVVVRRRVSEVLANDPALEIAGVAANGQIALAKIPQVKPDLVILDLEMPEMDGLETLAAIRQTYPHLPTIMFSAFTEKGATATLEALSLGAKDYVTKPLKMGSMEAANQHLRQELIPKIKVFCADQLKTYQPSWNRKFKITNRQLKASIRKLNSVKIVAIGVSTGGPNALATILPEFPADFPVPIVIVQHMPPIFTKRLAARLTAQSQIPVLEGFDGAKLEPGKAWIAPGDFHITVERQGAIAQLRTNQDSPENSCRPAVDVLFRSLADIYGAGVLAIVLTGMGQDGFRGCESIHEAGGQIFVQDEDSSVVWGMPGIVAKAGLADRVLSLEQIATEIMASVDW; encoded by the coding sequence ATGCGTAAAATTCGCCTCTTGATTGTTGATGATTCAGTAGTTGTGCGTCGCCGGGTAAGCGAGGTACTAGCGAACGATCCTGCTTTAGAAATTGCTGGAGTTGCAGCTAATGGTCAAATAGCCCTAGCGAAGATTCCTCAAGTCAAGCCAGATCTGGTTATTCTCGATCTTGAAATGCCAGAAATGGATGGATTAGAAACTTTAGCAGCTATTCGACAAACCTATCCTCATTTACCCACAATTATGTTCAGCGCTTTTACCGAAAAAGGAGCGACTGCAACCCTAGAAGCACTTTCTTTAGGAGCAAAAGATTATGTAACCAAACCCTTGAAAATGGGCAGTATGGAAGCAGCTAATCAACATTTGCGTCAGGAACTAATTCCTAAAATCAAAGTGTTTTGTGCTGACCAATTGAAAACTTATCAACCGAGTTGGAATAGAAAATTCAAAATTACCAATCGGCAGTTAAAAGCCTCAATCAGGAAACTAAATTCAGTCAAAATCGTAGCGATCGGCGTATCAACTGGAGGTCCTAACGCCCTAGCTACGATTTTACCTGAGTTTCCCGCCGATTTTCCCGTGCCAATTGTCATTGTCCAACATATGCCGCCGATTTTCACCAAACGCCTAGCCGCACGATTGACTGCACAATCTCAAATCCCGGTTTTAGAAGGATTTGACGGCGCGAAATTAGAGCCAGGTAAAGCTTGGATTGCTCCTGGGGATTTTCACATCACTGTCGAACGCCAAGGCGCGATCGCGCAACTACGCACGAATCAAGACTCGCCCGAAAACTCTTGTCGTCCGGCGGTGGATGTCCTTTTTCGTTCTCTGGCTGACATCTATGGAGCCGGAGTGCTAGCGATCGTCCTAACGGGTATGGGACAAGATGGTTTCCGGGGCTGCGAATCTATCCACGAAGCAGGAGGACAAATTTTCGTCCAGGATGAAGATAGCAGCGTTGTCTGGGGAATGCCGGGAATCGTGGCTAAAGCAGGTTTAGCAGATCGAGTGCTGTCTTTAGAGCAAATAGCAACTGAAATTATGGCATCTGTTGATTGGTGA